One genomic window of Gracilinanus agilis isolate LMUSP501 unplaced genomic scaffold, AgileGrace unplaced_scaffold59824, whole genome shotgun sequence includes the following:
- the LOC123256502 gene encoding uncharacterized protein LOC123256502 — protein MKMQKTRLLTLITMMTQLAISSASSDKQVHWVVWERPPWVNIVELQEVIPEVTLHIQQQGVDNGHGWNLTVVSGELKYPPLLNVHPEVLNYKSVSFNWTGLTFNPPLCYNHNSCLPLTNLTDHFYGALQIGEQKGQSRLQGNFTAWAKISYQGWKGTITNQTNTTIQSDHCPYQTQWQMPFTSVQGVFPPLLKCDRTEVEIVQYYNLTFFSQHNDTLCHNNSFPHAPSKRNAACFIGGFALPCWRSFNQIPDRARGYSYSKIPLAMFGIQVHNYRVLVLNNTGNPIPHYMSGRYNLTACMSGDYAFLSGPKDSIIINHTSTHWNISCNNCNVSECVDQSHHDKTVLVVKRPSMALMTAKHEGAWYGTPADKTIDKLNQLIIHRQKRCISCIILGIVALLSAITAATTGGIALSQSVANVRTLQHDASYLHSLAANVTDALKIQNEVNQQFFNAINQVAKNVLLLNEEVKHLAIKAKLRCDYRYTAFCLLPVKVNNTLDPFEKISKDLQGLWMKGNVTEDMQKLEQIIKDMDEALKEDLSPEHIAEKWYEWLQSGRALWSPLGHLVVTMISFVIILIVVVLILPCILRFVVSNLLTLGRVILQQKALLTKRGNCSDGSASSSPSLHARS, from the coding sequence ATGAAAATGCAGAAGACAAGACTATTGACTCTAATCACTATGATGACACAGTTGGCGATTAGCTCAGCCAGCTCAGATAAACAAGTTCATTGGGTGGTGTGGGAAAGACCACCCTGGGTCAATATTGTTGAATTACAAGAGGTGATTCCGGAGGTTACCTTGCATATACAACAACAAGGTGTTGATAATGGACATGGGTGGAATCTCACTGTGGTATCAGGAGAGCTGAAATATCCTCCCTTATTGAATGTTCACCCCGAGGTACTGAACTATAAATCAGTCTCTTTCAACTGGACAGGTTTGACTTTTAACCCCCCACTCTGTTATAATCACAATTCTTGTTTACCTCTGACTAATCTCACTGATCATTTTTATGGGGCTCTTCAAATTGGGGAACAAAAAGGACAATCTCGGCTCCAAGGCAACTTCACTGCCTGGGCTAAGATCTCCTATCAAGGTTGGAAAGGAACCATCACAAACCAGACCAATACCACTATCCAAAGTGATCATTGTCCTTATCAAACTCAATGGCAAATGCCTTTTACAAGTGTACAGGGGGTTTTCCCTCCTTTGTTAAAATGTGATAGGACGGAAGTGGAGATTGTACAGTACTATAATTTGACCTTCTTTTCACAGCATAATGATACCTTATGTCATAATAATTCATTCCCACATGCACCTTCCAAAAGAAATGCTGCCTGTTTTATAGGGGGTTTTGCATTACCCTGCTGGAGGTCGTTCAACCAGATACCCGACAGAGCCAGGGGATATAGTTATAGTAAAATTCCTTTGGCTATGTTTGGAATTCAGGTCCATAACTATAGGGTACTAGTTCTCAATAACACAGGAAATCCTATTCCTCATTATATGTCAGGAAGATATAACCTTACAGCTTGTATGTCGGGAGATTATGCTTTCCTGTCTGGTCCAAAGGACAGTATTATTATTAACCACACTAGCACTCATTGGAATATAAGTTGTAACAATTGTAATGTTTCAGAATGTGTGGACCAGTCTCATCACGATAAGACAGTGTTGGTTGTTAAAAGACCTTCTATGGCACTTATGACCGCCAAGCATGAAGGAGCTTGGTATGGTACCCCTGCCGATAAAACAATAGACAAGTTAAATCAGCTGATAATTCACCGGCAAAAGAGGTGTATTTCCTGTATAATTCTAGGAATCGTGGCTCTACTATCTGCCATAACAGCCGCGACTACTGGAGGCATTGCTTTATCCCAGTCAGTAGCTAATGTTAGAACCTTACAACATGATGCTTCTTATCTGCACTCCTTAGCCGCTAATGTAACAGATGCTTTGAAAATTCAAAATGAAGTTAATCAACAGTTTTTTAATGCTATCAATCAAGTAGCTAAAAATGTACTATTGTTAAATGAAGAAGTTAAACATTTAGCCATTAAAGCTAAATTGCGCTGTGATTACCGGTATACCGCATTTTGCTTATTACCTGTAAAAGTGAATAATACCTTAGATCCTTTTGAGAAAATTAGTAAAGACTTACAAGGGTTGTGGATGAAGGGTAACGTTACAGAAGATATGCAAAAGTTGGAACAGATAATTAAGGATATGGATGAGGCCTTGAAAGAGGACCTATCCCCAGAGCACATTGCTGAGAAATGGTATGAGTGGTTACAGTCTGGCCGAGCTTTATGGTCCCCCCTTGGACATTTGGTTGTTACTatgatttcttttgttattattcttatagTGGTAGTTCTAATCCTGCCGTGTATCCTTCGCTTTGTTGTGAGTAATCTTTTAACCTTGGGTCGAGTAATTCTGCAGCAGAAAGCATTGCTAACAAAAAGGGGGAATTGCAGTGATGGCTctgcctcctcttccccctccctacaTGCAAGGTCTTAA